Proteins from a single region of Halorubrum sp. 2020YC2:
- a CDS encoding aspartate kinase: MRVVAKFGGTSLGSGDRIERAADSVASAVAAGHEIAVVASAMGSTTDDLLDDITFETDDADRAEIISMGERTSVRMLKAALSVRDVDAVFLEPGHPDWPVITDERGEVDIAETKKRAREIAADMDGVVPIITGFLAEDHDGNVTTLGRGGSDTTAVMLGNYIDADEVVIVTDVEGVMTGDPRVVEGARNVGEITVDELRNLSFRGAEVVAPSALSYKHEGLAVRVVHYQHGDLLRGGTRIEGEFESLIDMREEPLACLTIAGRAIRNRPGILSELANALRAEEINIDAVASGMDSVTFYVDVDVAETAEALLHEAVVTDEALSSVTVANPIAVIRVTGGELPNQSGVIQDIIAPIAEAGINIIDLITSATSVAVFVDWDDREEALEIVQDRFD, encoded by the coding sequence ATGCGCGTAGTCGCGAAGTTCGGCGGCACGAGCCTCGGCAGCGGCGACCGGATCGAGCGCGCGGCCGACTCCGTCGCGAGCGCGGTCGCGGCCGGCCACGAGATCGCGGTCGTCGCCAGCGCGATGGGGTCGACCACGGACGACCTGCTCGACGACATCACCTTCGAGACGGACGACGCCGACCGCGCGGAGATCATCTCGATGGGCGAGCGCACCAGCGTCCGGATGCTGAAGGCCGCGCTGTCCGTCCGGGACGTCGACGCCGTCTTCCTCGAACCCGGCCACCCCGACTGGCCGGTGATCACGGACGAGCGCGGCGAGGTCGACATCGCGGAGACGAAGAAGCGCGCGCGAGAGATCGCCGCCGACATGGACGGGGTCGTCCCGATCATCACCGGGTTCCTCGCGGAGGACCACGACGGCAACGTCACCACGCTCGGCCGCGGCGGGTCGGACACGACCGCGGTCATGCTCGGCAACTACATCGACGCCGACGAGGTCGTCATCGTCACCGACGTGGAGGGCGTGATGACCGGCGACCCGCGGGTGGTCGAGGGCGCGCGCAACGTCGGGGAGATCACGGTCGACGAGCTGCGGAACCTCTCGTTCCGCGGCGCCGAGGTGGTCGCGCCCTCCGCGCTCTCGTACAAGCACGAGGGGTTGGCGGTCCGGGTCGTCCACTACCAGCACGGCGACCTGCTCCGGGGCGGCACCCGGATCGAAGGCGAGTTCGAGAGCCTGATCGACATGCGCGAGGAGCCGCTCGCGTGTCTCACCATCGCGGGCCGGGCGATCCGGAATCGCCCCGGGATCCTCTCAGAGCTGGCGAACGCGCTCCGCGCCGAGGAGATCAACATCGACGCGGTCGCCTCCGGGATGGACTCGGTCACCTTCTACGTCGACGTCGACGTGGCCGAGACGGCGGAGGCGCTGTTGCACGAGGCGGTCGTCACCGACGAGGCGCTCTCCTCCGTCACCGTCGCTAACCCCATCGCCGTGATCCGCGTCACGGGCGGCGAACTCCCCAACCAGTCGGGCGTCATCCAGGACATCATCGCGCCCATCGCGGAGGCCGGGATCAACATCATCGACCTGATCACGAGCGCCACCTCCGTCGCGGTGTTCGTCGACTGGGACGACCGCGAGGAGGCGCTCGAAATCGTTCAGGACCGCTTCGACTGA
- a CDS encoding DoxX family membrane protein produces the protein MADESASEDADRSNDAPSLLGRSLYGGVLAYMAVDGFKNNDKRVAVAEEKGVPMPDALVPFVTGMLLVANLGIVLWRLPRAAAGALVVFFLGTTPAIHDFWTMEGKERQGNKINFLKNLALLGGALVFLDAASGGDEGSESDAEAESDEERGRDVDGGSDGE, from the coding sequence ATGGCGGACGAATCCGCGTCAGAAGATGCGGACCGGAGCAACGACGCACCCTCCCTGCTCGGACGGTCGCTGTACGGCGGCGTCCTCGCGTACATGGCCGTCGACGGGTTCAAGAACAACGACAAGCGCGTCGCCGTTGCCGAGGAGAAGGGCGTCCCGATGCCCGACGCGCTCGTCCCGTTCGTCACCGGGATGTTGCTCGTCGCCAACCTCGGGATCGTCCTCTGGCGGCTCCCGCGGGCGGCCGCGGGCGCGCTCGTCGTCTTCTTCCTCGGGACGACGCCCGCGATCCACGACTTCTGGACGATGGAGGGGAAAGAGCGGCAGGGGAACAAGATCAACTTCCTGAAGAACCTCGCGCTGCTCGGCGGCGCGCTCGTCTTCCTCGACGCCGCGAGCGGGGGCGACGAAGGGAGCGAGAGCGATGCGGAGGCCGAGAGCGACGAGGAGCGCGGGCGCGATGTGGACGGCGGGAGCGACGGGGAGTAA
- a CDS encoding sialidase family protein, with protein MTLLIGTDSGLYRAGDVPFERDDLDPVLDCGVVTAVKSWDHTEGVFVASSTGAYRSVDGGETWTDLGVPLGDRFWHAGQSEVWSILATADGALYAGTNDPYVFRSVDGGETWTEQKGFRELPSRGHWESPIDPHYARLRALEAVPGRPEHLIAGVEAGGIHVSRDGGRTWSDHRDAIVDDVHQVLPISEDVWLAATGYLDHDLENLGLGHAVGEGGLWRTTDAGESWDRLDVGSDFSYIRRVFVHDGRVVFCGGEEAPPAWVNDDHEVALFESTNFGRDFERVSFPGEPHEIIETWAVHDGDVVCGSGLFDVPDERDDVAGRIMRRLDGEGDEGPTYETVGRVDANVSRIEVV; from the coding sequence ATGACACTGTTGATCGGGACAGACTCAGGCCTGTACCGAGCCGGCGACGTCCCCTTCGAGCGCGACGACCTTGACCCAGTCCTCGACTGCGGGGTCGTCACCGCCGTGAAGTCGTGGGACCACACCGAGGGCGTCTTCGTCGCCTCCTCGACGGGCGCGTACCGCTCGGTCGACGGCGGCGAGACGTGGACCGACCTGGGGGTCCCGCTCGGAGACCGCTTCTGGCACGCGGGGCAGAGCGAGGTGTGGTCGATCCTCGCGACCGCCGACGGCGCGCTGTACGCCGGCACCAACGACCCGTACGTGTTCCGCTCGGTCGACGGCGGCGAGACGTGGACCGAGCAGAAGGGGTTCCGGGAACTCCCCTCGCGCGGCCACTGGGAGTCGCCCATCGACCCCCACTACGCCCGCCTCCGCGCGCTGGAGGCGGTCCCCGGTCGCCCCGAGCACCTGATCGCGGGCGTCGAGGCCGGCGGGATCCACGTCAGCCGCGACGGCGGCCGCACGTGGTCCGACCACCGGGACGCCATCGTCGACGACGTCCATCAGGTCCTCCCGATTTCGGAGGACGTCTGGCTGGCGGCGACCGGCTACCTCGACCACGACTTGGAGAACCTCGGTCTCGGCCACGCGGTCGGGGAAGGCGGCCTGTGGCGGACCACCGACGCCGGCGAGTCGTGGGACCGGCTCGACGTCGGCAGCGACTTCTCGTACATCCGTCGGGTGTTCGTCCACGACGGCCGGGTGGTCTTCTGCGGCGGCGAGGAGGCGCCCCCGGCGTGGGTGAACGACGACCACGAGGTCGCCTTATTCGAGTCGACGAACTTCGGCCGCGACTTCGAGCGCGTCTCCTTCCCCGGCGAGCCCCACGAGATAATCGAGACGTGGGCGGTCCACGACGGCGACGTGGTCTGCGGCTCCGGCCTCTTCGACGTGCCCGACGAGCGCGACGACGTGGCGGGGCGGATCATGCGGCGTCTCGACGGCGAGGGCGACGAGGGACCGACCTACGAGACGGTCGGGCGCGTCGACGCGAACGTCAGCCGGATCGAGGTGGTCTGA
- a CDS encoding TetR/AcrR family transcriptional regulator yields the protein MSESHGGSASEPAESPADDADAGDADAGDADTGDETVSSKDTKEVIMEATFRALSKHGYKDLRMRDIGEEMDLTRQVIHYHFDGKYDLMSSFLEHIIDQYEGSVVVEGDADPRTELRARVDQCLFGPEFEEFSHWDRMKVYHELYTQAQNDGEHREVFNEHYERLRGSIVEVVEEGIEDGVFRDVDAERMGQLVTDVIHAARGRRISLGHDDAPAEARKAMDEFIFESLERTE from the coding sequence ATGAGCGAATCACACGGCGGATCGGCGAGCGAACCCGCCGAGTCCCCGGCCGACGACGCCGACGCCGGCGACGCCGACGCCGGCGACGCCGACACCGGCGACGAGACGGTGTCCTCCAAAGACACGAAGGAGGTGATCATGGAGGCGACGTTCCGCGCGCTGAGCAAGCACGGGTACAAGGACCTCCGGATGCGCGACATCGGCGAGGAGATGGACCTCACCCGACAGGTGATCCACTACCACTTCGACGGGAAGTACGACCTCATGTCCTCGTTCCTCGAACACATCATCGACCAGTACGAGGGGAGCGTGGTCGTCGAGGGGGACGCCGACCCCCGGACCGAACTGCGCGCGCGCGTCGACCAGTGTCTGTTCGGGCCCGAGTTCGAGGAGTTCAGTCACTGGGACCGGATGAAGGTGTACCACGAGCTGTACACGCAGGCGCAAAACGACGGCGAACACCGGGAGGTGTTCAACGAGCACTACGAGCGGCTCCGCGGCAGCATCGTCGAGGTGGTCGAGGAGGGGATAGAGGACGGCGTCTTCCGCGACGTCGACGCCGAACGGATGGGCCAGCTGGTGACCGACGTCATCCACGCCGCCCGCGGGCGCCGGATATCGCTCGGCCACGACGACGCGCCCGCAGAGGCGCGGAAGGCGATGGACGAGTTCATCTTCGAGTCGCTGGAACGGACCGAGTAG
- a CDS encoding magnesium transporter has protein sequence MPGHDSARDIYRQALPVIAVSLIAGLFAGTILASETMRANIAEVPGLLLLLPAFLATRGGVYGSLGARLSTGLHQGIIEPRFRLDRRLTNAVVASFLNGMTVSAFIAVVTYLTLVLFGDGGSLFQLVGVMVVAGFLSAVLMITVLIVVIFVGYRRGLDPDNVIGPVVTTLGDVFGVFFLLVGVAVVGAVS, from the coding sequence ATGCCCGGGCACGACTCCGCGCGCGACATCTACCGGCAGGCGCTCCCGGTGATCGCGGTCAGCCTGATCGCCGGGCTGTTCGCGGGGACGATACTCGCCTCCGAGACGATGCGCGCGAACATCGCGGAGGTCCCCGGACTCCTGCTGCTGCTGCCGGCCTTTTTGGCCACCCGCGGCGGGGTGTACGGCTCGCTCGGCGCCCGGCTCTCCACCGGGCTTCACCAGGGGATCATCGAGCCGCGGTTCCGGCTCGACCGCCGGCTCACGAACGCGGTCGTCGCCTCCTTCCTCAACGGGATGACCGTCTCGGCGTTCATCGCGGTCGTCACCTACCTCACGCTGGTCCTGTTCGGTGACGGCGGGAGCCTGTTCCAACTGGTCGGGGTGATGGTTGTCGCCGGCTTCCTCTCGGCGGTGCTCATGATCACGGTGCTCATCGTCGTCATCTTTGTCGGCTACCGCCGCGGGCTGGACCCCGACAACGTCATCGGCCCGGTCGTCACGACGCTGGGCGACGTGTTCGGCGTGTTCTTCCTCCTCGTCGGCGTCGCCGTCGTGGGGGCGGTGTCGTGA
- a CDS encoding DUF2073 domain-containing protein, whose product MPGPKANVDAADDPDDGDDGVRIDMISGARMEGLTSMEKIRLILDGVREGNIVILEEGLSPDEESKLIEVTMTEISPDDFTGIEIETYPKAEAGDQSFLDKLMGRESTQKLTVIGPANRIETLHKDENLISTLVSRK is encoded by the coding sequence ATGCCCGGCCCGAAAGCCAACGTCGACGCCGCGGACGACCCCGACGACGGCGACGACGGCGTCCGCATCGACATGATAAGCGGCGCGCGGATGGAGGGGCTCACGAGCATGGAGAAGATCCGGCTCATCCTCGACGGCGTCCGCGAGGGCAACATCGTCATCCTCGAAGAGGGGCTCTCCCCGGACGAGGAGTCGAAGCTCATCGAGGTGACGATGACCGAGATCAGCCCCGACGACTTCACCGGCATCGAGATAGAGACGTACCCGAAGGCCGAGGCGGGCGACCAGAGCTTCCTCGACAAGCTGATGGGCCGCGAGTCGACCCAGAAGCTCACGGTGATCGGCCCGGCGAACCGCATCGAGACCCTTCACAAAGACGAGAACCTCATCAGCACCCTCGTCTCCCGCAAGTAG
- a CDS encoding class I SAM-dependent methyltransferase yields the protein MSVREEFDEWAATGKDRGMEDRHWHTAKHVLARMPVEEGDAVLDLGTGSGYALRALRERGIGRGYGLDGAPEMARNARGYTDDDAVGFLVGDFDELPFADDSLDHVFSMEAFYYAADPVHTLEEVRRVLKPGGTFYCAVNYFEESETTHAWQENISVDMTLWSRAEYREAFREAGLYVAEQDAIPDNEVDIPEASAFPTEGYETREAMVDRYRTWGTLLTVGVAP from the coding sequence ATGAGCGTTCGCGAGGAGTTCGACGAGTGGGCGGCGACGGGGAAGGACCGCGGCATGGAGGACCGCCACTGGCACACCGCGAAACACGTCCTCGCGCGGATGCCGGTCGAGGAGGGCGACGCCGTCCTCGATCTGGGCACCGGCTCCGGCTACGCGCTCCGCGCGCTCCGCGAGCGGGGCATCGGCCGCGGGTACGGGCTCGACGGCGCCCCGGAGATGGCCCGCAACGCCCGCGGGTACACCGACGACGACGCGGTCGGCTTCCTCGTCGGCGACTTCGACGAACTGCCCTTCGCCGACGACTCGCTTGACCACGTCTTCTCGATGGAGGCGTTCTACTACGCGGCCGACCCGGTCCACACGCTCGAAGAGGTCCGCCGCGTGCTGAAGCCGGGCGGCACCTTCTACTGCGCGGTCAACTACTTCGAAGAGAGCGAGACGACCCACGCGTGGCAGGAGAACATCTCCGTCGACATGACGCTGTGGTCGCGTGCGGAGTACCGCGAGGCGTTCCGCGAGGCCGGCCTGTACGTCGCCGAGCAGGACGCGATTCCGGATAACGAGGTCGATATCCCCGAGGCCTCGGCGTTCCCGACCGAGGGGTACGAGACGCGCGAGGCGATGGTCGACCGCTACCGGACGTGGGGGACGCTGTTGACGGTCGGCGTGGCACCTTAA
- a CDS encoding magnesium transporter, giving the protein MTDPQSTPVDEWSVWRIVRTMIPLLAALSVLQLVSGTVLETYEAVLLRYPALLVLVPVQIGTAGNLASITCSRLTTQLYLGTYEFSPSNPALRANAGAVFALAATVFGAVGVAAWAIGLALGGSLALGRVLLISLVSGLCLAVLVVVASVAAVEVSYRVGLNPDDTTIPVVTNLCDIAGVLILFAVVSVVV; this is encoded by the coding sequence GTGACCGACCCGCAGTCGACCCCCGTCGACGAGTGGTCGGTGTGGCGGATCGTCCGCACGATGATCCCGCTTTTGGCCGCGCTGTCGGTGTTACAGCTCGTCTCCGGGACCGTCTTAGAGACCTACGAGGCGGTCCTCCTGCGCTACCCGGCGCTCCTCGTCTTAGTGCCGGTCCAGATCGGGACGGCCGGCAACCTCGCGTCGATCACCTGCTCGCGGCTCACGACCCAACTGTATCTGGGGACCTACGAGTTCAGCCCCTCGAACCCGGCGCTCCGGGCGAACGCGGGCGCGGTGTTCGCCCTCGCCGCGACCGTCTTCGGCGCCGTGGGAGTCGCCGCGTGGGCGATCGGACTCGCGCTCGGCGGGTCGCTCGCGCTCGGCCGCGTGCTGCTGATATCTTTGGTCTCCGGGCTGTGTCTCGCGGTCCTCGTCGTCGTCGCCAGCGTCGCCGCCGTCGAGGTCTCCTACCGCGTCGGACTCAACCCCGACGACACGACGATCCCCGTGGTGACGAACCTCTGTGACATCGCCGGCGTGTTGATCCTCTTCGCGGTCGTCTCGGTCGTCGTGTGA
- a CDS encoding Zn-ribbon containing protein encodes MPHQCTSCGRTFPDGSKEMLSGCPDCGGNKFQFKPAGATEEAGSGGEGADPSPPTPEDRAAPTPDEGAADTTPSDPADATPTDAAANADPSPETDGTEQIADRSDEDTAQASARSEVVSPDELDRASREVDAADAAEPPADDEAQPGIDALRDELNDQFESIRIVSPGQYELNLMELYDRQEYIISLQEDGRYVIEMPDAWGIQDE; translated from the coding sequence ATGCCCCACCAGTGCACCTCCTGCGGGCGGACGTTCCCCGACGGCTCCAAGGAGATGCTGTCGGGCTGTCCCGACTGCGGCGGGAACAAGTTCCAGTTCAAGCCCGCGGGCGCGACGGAGGAGGCCGGCTCCGGCGGCGAGGGGGCCGACCCCTCCCCCCCGACCCCGGAGGACCGGGCGGCGCCGACGCCGGACGAGGGCGCTGCCGATACGACGCCGAGCGACCCCGCGGACGCGACGCCGACCGACGCCGCCGCGAACGCCGACCCGTCGCCCGAAACTGACGGCACGGAGCAGATCGCGGACCGGAGCGACGAGGACACCGCGCAGGCGAGCGCTCGCTCCGAGGTGGTCTCCCCGGACGAACTCGACCGCGCGAGCCGCGAGGTCGACGCGGCCGACGCCGCGGAGCCGCCGGCCGACGACGAGGCCCAGCCGGGTATCGACGCGCTCCGCGACGAACTCAACGACCAGTTCGAGAGCATCCGCATCGTCAGCCCCGGGCAGTACGAGCTGAACCTGATGGAGCTGTACGACCGACAGGAGTACATCATCTCCCTCCAGGAGGACGGCCGGTACGTCATCGAGATGCCCGACGCGTGGGGCATTCAGGACGAGTAG
- a CDS encoding fumarylacetoacetate hydrolase family protein, translating to MRIGQYTDSDTTRTDSTAATDRTSSAAAGTDPWVGVATDEGVVDLSTAGAAAGVDIGPKTSDLLADWEWRRKADLAVEYAESTGVGLRDPADLDRAAPVDDPQKVVCVGLNYRDHAEEGDNEIPDEPVLFSKFPTSVVGPEDAVRWDPDYTEKVDYEAELVAVIGERARRVDPDEAMDHVAGFTVGNDVSARDLQHGDGQWVRGKSLDTFAPTGPDLVTTDEAGDPHDLDIFAEINGERLQESSTENLIFGVDDLISFCSQAFTLEPGDLVFTGTPPGVGVYREPPVLLGDGDSVTVGVEGVGELTNEFETE from the coding sequence ATGCGAATCGGACAATACACCGACAGCGATACGACGCGAACCGACAGCACAGCCGCGACCGACAGGACGTCCTCGGCCGCCGCCGGAACCGACCCTTGGGTCGGCGTCGCCACCGACGAGGGCGTCGTCGACCTCTCGACCGCCGGCGCCGCGGCCGGCGTCGACATCGGCCCCAAGACCAGCGACCTGCTGGCCGACTGGGAGTGGCGCCGCAAGGCCGACCTCGCGGTCGAGTACGCCGAGTCGACCGGCGTCGGCCTCCGCGACCCCGCCGACCTCGACCGCGCCGCCCCCGTCGACGACCCGCAGAAGGTCGTCTGCGTCGGGCTGAACTACCGCGACCACGCCGAGGAGGGCGACAACGAGATTCCGGACGAGCCGGTCCTCTTCTCGAAGTTCCCGACCTCCGTCGTCGGTCCCGAGGACGCGGTCCGCTGGGACCCCGACTACACCGAGAAGGTGGACTACGAGGCCGAACTCGTCGCCGTCATCGGGGAGCGCGCCCGCCGTGTCGACCCCGACGAGGCGATGGACCACGTCGCCGGCTTCACCGTCGGCAACGACGTCTCCGCGCGCGACCTCCAGCACGGCGACGGCCAGTGGGTCCGCGGGAAGAGCCTCGACACGTTCGCCCCGACCGGTCCCGACCTCGTCACGACCGACGAGGCCGGCGACCCCCACGACCTCGACATCTTCGCGGAGATCAACGGTGAGCGCCTGCAGGAGTCGTCGACCGAGAACCTGATCTTCGGCGTCGACGACCTGATCTCGTTCTGTAGTCAGGCGTTCACGCTCGAACCCGGCGATCTGGTGTTCACCGGCACGCCCCCGGGAGTGGGGGTCTACCGCGAGCCGCCGGTGCTGCTCGGGGACGGCGATTCAGTTACGGTCGGCGTCGAGGGCGTTGGCGAACTGACGAACGAGTTCGAGACGGAATAG
- a CDS encoding Era-like GTP-binding protein, with translation MGLLTNLRDSISRVTDGLFAADEPKRIGIYGPPNAGKTTLANRIARDWTGDAVGPESHIPHETRRARRKEGVEIERNGRTVTIDIVDTPGVTTKVDYKEFLDHDMEKDDAVRRSREATEGVAEAMHWLREDVDGVIYVLDSTTDPFTQVNTMLIGIIESQDLPALILANKTDLPGSDVQQIANAFPQHETIPLSALEGDNMDEVYTKIAEYFG, from the coding sequence ATGGGACTGCTCACGAATCTCAGAGACAGCATATCGCGGGTCACAGACGGCCTGTTCGCGGCCGACGAGCCCAAGCGGATCGGGATCTACGGACCGCCGAACGCCGGTAAAACGACCCTCGCAAACCGGATCGCACGCGACTGGACGGGTGACGCCGTCGGCCCAGAGAGCCACATCCCCCACGAGACTCGCCGGGCCCGCCGGAAGGAGGGCGTGGAGATCGAACGCAACGGGCGGACGGTCACCATCGACATCGTCGACACTCCCGGGGTGACGACGAAGGTCGATTACAAGGAGTTCCTCGACCACGACATGGAGAAGGACGACGCCGTCCGCCGGTCGCGCGAGGCGACCGAGGGCGTCGCGGAGGCGATGCACTGGCTCCGCGAGGACGTCGACGGCGTCATCTACGTGCTCGACTCCACGACGGACCCGTTCACGCAGGTGAACACGATGCTGATCGGGATCATCGAGTCGCAGGACCTGCCAGCGCTCATCCTCGCGAACAAGACGGACCTGCCGGGGTCGGACGTCCAGCAGATCGCGAACGCCTTCCCGCAACACGAGACCATCCCGCTGTCCGCGCTGGAGGGCGACAACATGGACGAAGTGTACACCAAGATAGCGGAGTACTTCGGCTGA
- a CDS encoding DUF2391 family protein, with protein MKRPNALRRPTYRLADSAQQAVGGFLLAGPFVVTEEVWVLAAGMHWTQGVATAGIVALIGYAALYRADTDRDPDGEQEIAGIPARFLSLMIVAFGSVLLLAVLFDAPDTFLIERGVAGRELWATTLKAVSVGAVFSVVGAATADSVF; from the coding sequence ATGAAGCGGCCGAATGCGCTCCGCCGACCGACCTACCGGCTGGCGGACTCCGCCCAGCAGGCCGTCGGCGGGTTCCTCCTCGCGGGGCCGTTCGTCGTCACCGAGGAGGTGTGGGTGCTGGCGGCCGGCATGCACTGGACTCAAGGGGTGGCGACCGCGGGAATCGTCGCCCTGATCGGCTACGCCGCGCTCTACCGCGCCGACACCGACCGCGACCCGGACGGCGAACAGGAGATAGCCGGGATCCCCGCGCGGTTCCTCTCGCTGATGATCGTCGCGTTCGGCTCCGTGCTCCTGCTCGCCGTCCTCTTCGACGCCCCCGACACGTTCCTCATCGAGCGGGGCGTCGCCGGGCGGGAGCTGTGGGCGACGACGCTCAAGGCGGTCTCCGTCGGCGCGGTGTTCAGCGTCGTCGGCGCCGCGACGGCCGACAGCGTGTTCTGA